A genomic segment from Aegilops tauschii subsp. strangulata cultivar AL8/78 chromosome 1, Aet v6.0, whole genome shotgun sequence encodes:
- the LOC109757807 gene encoding glutathione S-transferase 1, whose protein sequence is MAPVKVYGLPMNGSVARVLVCLEEVGAEYEVVAVDLHTGEHKRLPHLARNPFGQVPAFQDGDLILFESRAISKYILRKESSDLLRENNLSESAMVDVWLDVESQKFDSVMLPIIFQGLVIPVYMGGTSDLKVLEENLEKLKEIMEVYEERLSKSKYLAGDFISLADISHFPMVHLLHETPYASVLDAYPHVKAWIAGVMDRPTVKKVIGLMKTFG, encoded by the exons ATGGCTCCGGTGAAGGTGTACGGGTTGCCCATGAACGGAAGTGTGGCACGCGTTCTGGTATGCCTAGAGGAAGTGGGAGCCGAGTATGAGGTCGTGGCTGTCGACCTACACACCGGTGAGCACAAGAGACTGCCGCATCTTGCTCGTAAT CCCTTCGGCCAGGTCCCTGCGTTCCAGGATGGAGACCTGATCCTTTTCG AATCACGGGCAATCTCAAAGTATATACTCCGAAAAGAATCATCAGATTTACTGAGGGAAAACAACCTCTCTGAGTCTGCAATGGTTGATGTGTGGCTTGACGTCGAATCCCAGAAATTTGACAGCGTCATGCTGCCAATCATCTTTCAAGGGCTTGTCATCCCGGTTTACATGGGTGGGACTAGCGATCTTAAAGTTCTTGAAGAAAACCTAGAAAAACTGAAGGAAATCATGGAAGTCTATGAGGAACGCTTGTCCAAGTCCAAGTACTTGGCAGGAGATTTCATCAGCTTAGCGGACATTAGCCATTTCCCAATGGTTCACCTATTGCATGAAACTCCATATGCATCGGTGCTCGATGCATATCCACATGTGAAAGCATGGATTGCTGGCGTAATGGATCGTCCTACTGTGAAGAAGGTCATCGGGCTTATGAAGACATTTGGTTGA